The Harpia harpyja isolate bHarHar1 chromosome 10, bHarHar1 primary haplotype, whole genome shotgun sequence genome includes a region encoding these proteins:
- the EDRF1 gene encoding erythroid differentiation-related factor 1 isoform X1: MEELCGVGAAAPLRGDAEEPKQGSVLFLGGNEVKSSAVVKYSSAPPQAAFARLQEKTDLKLPPANWLRESAKLGPAGTTILGNNKKSKPFSSFGMAYDFIDSVGNDVDVVSDSENIKKLLKIPYSKSHVSMAVHRIGRTLLLDELDIQELFMRSSQTGDWTWLKEFYQRLIDQKWQRKKKSKEHWYQKAILSKFLYYSINGDGAAQPVPSTSKQHQEGPVSGESDEAGRSSWPAPFEMPSSLSEDPGASNQGSVPLEPSYIVGHVASAPKEQNLTTLFNDGENSQGLKNDFVRNILWTFEDIHMLVGSNMPIFGGGRYPAVSLRLRDNNKPINVLTGIDYWLDNLICNVPELVMCFHVNGIVQKYEMIKTEDIPNLENSNFSTKVIKDIAQNILSFLKSNCTKEGHTYWLFKASGSDIVKLYDLTTLCEETEDKYQNPFTMPVAILLYKVACNMMLKKNQNKKHYGTIRTLLLNCLKLLDNGRHPQIIASANYMLSELFQLDEPKKEDSTDFPINGNSDESYSEEEEEMPDSDENGSYNNSSDPPDDNKAVAIIKSVGELSVPEKYKSVHRIRPSCAFPVCHGTEERCRLVLNYVLEGLKSVDSSVKKEGDLPAADPSTPIPLKYEDESTSGGPECLEKQMALFLDKMGSFQKGKHCSQSGMIPGSWQYKMKLQLILKSSKAYYVLSDAAMILQKYGRALRYIKLALQCHDTYCCLCASMLPEVLVFLCQCLTLCGDIQLMLAQNANNRAAYLEEYNYQTKEDQEILHSLHRESRCQVFAWATDLSTDLECQLSVSCKCYEAAYEILLFSNLKNQNPEQHIQVLKRMGNIRNEIGVFYMNQAAAVQTERLGNKNVSTTEQQLWKKSFSCFEEGIQNFESIDDATNAALLLCNTGRLMRICAQAHCATEGDFKREFSPEEALYYNKAVDYYLKALRSLGKRDVHPAVWDSVNWELSTTYFTMATLQQDYAPLSRKAQEQIEKEVSEAMKKSLKYCDVDTVSARQPLCQYRAATIHHRLASMYHSCLRNQVGDEHLRKQHRVLADLHYSKAVRLFQLLKDAPCEFLRVQLERVAFAEFQMASQNSSAGKLKTLFGALDIMVKAKGAFQLIRKELVAESEQKSKDKSSAENVSPNDSPTGLNKEEVLKLLSIFESRMSFLLLQSIKLLTSTKKKIGGINEEEVVLKTNKQVYSLLLRATANKSMTLLERIEVILNLLEQLAQNNEASNGGIQ, from the exons CTTTGGGATGGCGTATGACTTCATTGACTCAGTTGGAAATGATGTAGATGTTGTGTCTGATTCAGAG aatattaaaaaacttCTGAAGATACCTTATAGCAAGTCACATGTGAGCATGGCAGTACATCGCATTGGGCGGACACTTTTGTTGGATGAGCTAGATATTCAAGAACTCTTCATGAGATCATCTCAg ACAGGGGACTGGACGTGGCTGAAAGAGTTTTATCAAAGGCTGATTGATCAGAAGTGGCAACGAAAAAAGAAGAGTAAAGAACATTGGTACCAGAAGGCTATACTCTCTAAATTTTTGTATTACAG TATTAATGGTGATGGAGCTGCTCAGCCTGTTCCTTCCACTTCAAAACAGCATCAGGAGGGTCCTGTTTCAGGTGAGAGTGATGAAGCAGGAAGGTCGTCCTGGCCAGCTCCTTTTGAAATGCCTTCTTCATTATCTGAAGATCCAGGTGCCTCTAACCAG GGAAGTGTGCCTCTTGAACCCTCATATATAGTGGGGCATGTGGCCTCAGCCCCCAAAGAACAAAACCTGACTACTTTGTTCAATGACGGGGAAAACAGTCAG GGACTTAAAAATGACTTTGTTCGTAATATCTTGTGGACCTTTGAAGATATCCACATGTTAGTAGGATCAAATATGCCTATATTTGGAGGTGGGAGATACCCTGCTGTGAGCTTGCGTCTCAG GGATAACAACAAGCCAATAAATGTGCTAACAGGAATTGACTATTGGTTGGACAACTTAATATGCAATGTACCAGAGCTTGTGATGTGCTTTCATGTTAATGGAATTGTTCAG AAATATGAAATGATAAAGACTGAAGATATTCCCAATTTGGAAAACTCTAATTTTTCTACCAAAGTGATAAAAGATATTGCTCAAAATATCTTATCTTTTCTGAAATCAAATTGCACCAAAGAAGGACATACTTACTGGTTATTTAAAG CAAGTGGGAGTGATATAGTAAAGCTCTATGACCTAACCACCCTTTGTGAAGAGACAGAAGACAAATACCAAAACCCTTTTACAATGCCGGTGGCAATTCTTCTATACAA AGTTGCTTGCAATATGATGCTGAAGAAAAACCAGAACAAGAAACACTATGGCACTATCAGAACATTGCTCCTTAATTGTCTTAAGTTATTGGACAATGGCAGACATCCTCAA ATTATTGCTTCAGCAAACTACATGTTATCAGAGCTTTTTCAGTTGGATGAACCTAAAAAAGAAGACAGTACAGACTTCCCTATAAATGGAAATTCTGATGAAAGTTATAgcgaggaagaggaagaaatgccAGACAGTGATGAAAATGGTTCTTACAATAACAGTTCTGATCCACCAGATGACAATAAAGCAGTGGCTATAATCAAATCTGTTGGAGAGTTATCGGTACCAGAAAAATACAAATCTGTTCATCGAATACGT CCTAGCTGTGCATTTCCTGTCTGCCATGGCACCGAGGAGCGCTGCAGGCTAGTGCTCAACTATGTCCTGGAG GGCTTGAAGTCTGTTGACAGCAGTGTTAAAAAAGAGGGTGACCTTCCTGCAGCTGACCCCAGCACACCAATCCCATTGAAATACGAAGATGAATCCACCAGTGGTGGTCCCGAGTGTCTGGAAAAACAGATGGCATTATTTTTAGACAAAA TGGGCTCATTTCAGAAGGGTAAGCATTGCAGTCAGTCAGGAATGATTCCTGGATCGTGGCAATATAAAATGAAACTCCAGCTCATTCTGAAGTCATCAAAGGCTTATTATGTCCTATCTGATGCTGCTATGATTCTACAGAAATATGGGAGAGCATTACGATACATCAAGCTGGCTTTACAGTGCCATG ataCCTACTGTTGTCTCTGCGCCAGCATGCTTCCTGAAGTGTTAGTATTTCTTTGTCAGTGTTTAACCCTTTGTGGAGATATCCAATTAATGCTTGCTCAGAATGCAAACAACAGAGCTGCATATCTTGAAGAGTATAATTACCAGACAAAAGAAGATCAGGAAATATTACACAGTCTTCATAGAGAATCCAGGTGCCAAG tGTTTGCCTGGGCTACAGATTTGTCTACAGACTTGGAGTGCCAACTTTCTGTCAGCTGTAAATGTTATGAAGCAGCTTAtgaaattttacttttcagtaatctaaaaaaccaaaatccagaGCAGCATATACAGGTACTAAAGAGGATGGGCAATATCAGGAATGAGATTGGAGTGTTTTACATGAAccaggctgctgcagtgcagaCTGAGAGACTGGGcaa TAAAAATGTATCGACGACAGAGCAGCAACTCTGGAAGAAAAGCTTCTCTTGCTTTGAAGAAGGAATTCAGAATTTTGAGTCAATTGATGATGCAACcaatgctgctctgctgctgtgcaaCACGGGAAGACTGATGCGAATTTGTGCTCAAGCGCACTGTGCAACTGAAGGTGACTTCAAAAGAGAGTTTTCCCCAGAAGAGGCGCTTTATTATAATAAG GCTGTTGACTACTATCTGAAGGCATTAAGATCACTGGGTAAGAGAGATGTGCATCCAGCTGTTTGGGATTCTGTGAACTGGGAGCTGTCTACTACATATTTCACTATGGCAACTCTACAGCAGGATTATGCTCCACTATCTCGAAAGGCTCAGGAACAG atAGAGAAGGAAGTTAGTGAGGCCATGAAGAAGTCCCTGAAATACTGCGATGTTGATACAGTGTCTGCACGGCAGCCTCTCTGCCAATACAGGGCTGCAACCATCCACCACAGGCTTGCTTCAATGTACCACAGTTGCCTGAGAAACCAG GTTGGTGATGAACATTTGAGGAAACAACACCGAGTACTTGCTGATCTTCATTATAGTAAGGCAGTACGACTCTTCCAACTCTTGAAGGATGCACCCTGTGAGTTTCTTCGTGTGCAGCTGGAAAGAGTGGCATTTGCAGAATTCCAGATGGCAA gtcagaacagcagtgctgggaaattAAAGACTTTGTTTGGGGCCCTAGATATAATGGTGAAAGCGAAGGGTGCATTCCAGCTCATCAGAAAGGAGCTAGTGGCAGAAAGTGAACAG AAAAGCAAGGATAAAAGTAGTGCTGAGAATGTGTCACCTAATGATTCCCCTACTGGACTTAACAAAGAAGAAGTATTGAAACTGCTTAGTATTTTTGAGTCCAGAATGTCATTCCTTCTCCTCCAATCCATTAAATTGTTAacttcaaccaaaaaaaaaattgg ggGCATTAATGAAGAAGAAGttgttcttaaaacaaacaagcaagttTACTCCCTGCTGTTGCGTGCAACTGCTAACAAAAGTATGACTCTGCTAGAACGAATAGAGGTAATCTTAAATTTACTGGAACAGCTGGCTCAAAATAACGAAGCTAGTAATGGAGGAATTCAGTGA
- the EDRF1 gene encoding erythroid differentiation-related factor 1 isoform X2, translating to MEELCGVGAAAPLRGDAEEPKQGSVLFLGGNEVKSSAVVKYSSAPPQAAFARLQEKTDLKLPPANWLRESAKLGPAGTTILGNNKKSKPFSSFGMAYDFIDSVGNDVDVVSDSENIKKLLKIPYSKSHVSMAVHRIGRTLLLDELDIQELFMRSSQTGDWTWLKEFYQRLIDQKWQRKKKSKEHWYQKAILSKFLYYSINGDGAAQPVPSTSKQHQEGPVSGESDEAGRSSWPAPFEMPSSLSEDPGASNQGLKNDFVRNILWTFEDIHMLVGSNMPIFGGGRYPAVSLRLRDNNKPINVLTGIDYWLDNLICNVPELVMCFHVNGIVQKYEMIKTEDIPNLENSNFSTKVIKDIAQNILSFLKSNCTKEGHTYWLFKASGSDIVKLYDLTTLCEETEDKYQNPFTMPVAILLYKVACNMMLKKNQNKKHYGTIRTLLLNCLKLLDNGRHPQIIASANYMLSELFQLDEPKKEDSTDFPINGNSDESYSEEEEEMPDSDENGSYNNSSDPPDDNKAVAIIKSVGELSVPEKYKSVHRIRPSCAFPVCHGTEERCRLVLNYVLEGLKSVDSSVKKEGDLPAADPSTPIPLKYEDESTSGGPECLEKQMALFLDKMGSFQKGKHCSQSGMIPGSWQYKMKLQLILKSSKAYYVLSDAAMILQKYGRALRYIKLALQCHDTYCCLCASMLPEVLVFLCQCLTLCGDIQLMLAQNANNRAAYLEEYNYQTKEDQEILHSLHRESRCQVFAWATDLSTDLECQLSVSCKCYEAAYEILLFSNLKNQNPEQHIQVLKRMGNIRNEIGVFYMNQAAAVQTERLGNKNVSTTEQQLWKKSFSCFEEGIQNFESIDDATNAALLLCNTGRLMRICAQAHCATEGDFKREFSPEEALYYNKAVDYYLKALRSLGKRDVHPAVWDSVNWELSTTYFTMATLQQDYAPLSRKAQEQIEKEVSEAMKKSLKYCDVDTVSARQPLCQYRAATIHHRLASMYHSCLRNQVGDEHLRKQHRVLADLHYSKAVRLFQLLKDAPCEFLRVQLERVAFAEFQMASQNSSAGKLKTLFGALDIMVKAKGAFQLIRKELVAESEQKSKDKSSAENVSPNDSPTGLNKEEVLKLLSIFESRMSFLLLQSIKLLTSTKKKIGGINEEEVVLKTNKQVYSLLLRATANKSMTLLERIEVILNLLEQLAQNNEASNGGIQ from the exons CTTTGGGATGGCGTATGACTTCATTGACTCAGTTGGAAATGATGTAGATGTTGTGTCTGATTCAGAG aatattaaaaaacttCTGAAGATACCTTATAGCAAGTCACATGTGAGCATGGCAGTACATCGCATTGGGCGGACACTTTTGTTGGATGAGCTAGATATTCAAGAACTCTTCATGAGATCATCTCAg ACAGGGGACTGGACGTGGCTGAAAGAGTTTTATCAAAGGCTGATTGATCAGAAGTGGCAACGAAAAAAGAAGAGTAAAGAACATTGGTACCAGAAGGCTATACTCTCTAAATTTTTGTATTACAG TATTAATGGTGATGGAGCTGCTCAGCCTGTTCCTTCCACTTCAAAACAGCATCAGGAGGGTCCTGTTTCAGGTGAGAGTGATGAAGCAGGAAGGTCGTCCTGGCCAGCTCCTTTTGAAATGCCTTCTTCATTATCTGAAGATCCAGGTGCCTCTAACCAG GGACTTAAAAATGACTTTGTTCGTAATATCTTGTGGACCTTTGAAGATATCCACATGTTAGTAGGATCAAATATGCCTATATTTGGAGGTGGGAGATACCCTGCTGTGAGCTTGCGTCTCAG GGATAACAACAAGCCAATAAATGTGCTAACAGGAATTGACTATTGGTTGGACAACTTAATATGCAATGTACCAGAGCTTGTGATGTGCTTTCATGTTAATGGAATTGTTCAG AAATATGAAATGATAAAGACTGAAGATATTCCCAATTTGGAAAACTCTAATTTTTCTACCAAAGTGATAAAAGATATTGCTCAAAATATCTTATCTTTTCTGAAATCAAATTGCACCAAAGAAGGACATACTTACTGGTTATTTAAAG CAAGTGGGAGTGATATAGTAAAGCTCTATGACCTAACCACCCTTTGTGAAGAGACAGAAGACAAATACCAAAACCCTTTTACAATGCCGGTGGCAATTCTTCTATACAA AGTTGCTTGCAATATGATGCTGAAGAAAAACCAGAACAAGAAACACTATGGCACTATCAGAACATTGCTCCTTAATTGTCTTAAGTTATTGGACAATGGCAGACATCCTCAA ATTATTGCTTCAGCAAACTACATGTTATCAGAGCTTTTTCAGTTGGATGAACCTAAAAAAGAAGACAGTACAGACTTCCCTATAAATGGAAATTCTGATGAAAGTTATAgcgaggaagaggaagaaatgccAGACAGTGATGAAAATGGTTCTTACAATAACAGTTCTGATCCACCAGATGACAATAAAGCAGTGGCTATAATCAAATCTGTTGGAGAGTTATCGGTACCAGAAAAATACAAATCTGTTCATCGAATACGT CCTAGCTGTGCATTTCCTGTCTGCCATGGCACCGAGGAGCGCTGCAGGCTAGTGCTCAACTATGTCCTGGAG GGCTTGAAGTCTGTTGACAGCAGTGTTAAAAAAGAGGGTGACCTTCCTGCAGCTGACCCCAGCACACCAATCCCATTGAAATACGAAGATGAATCCACCAGTGGTGGTCCCGAGTGTCTGGAAAAACAGATGGCATTATTTTTAGACAAAA TGGGCTCATTTCAGAAGGGTAAGCATTGCAGTCAGTCAGGAATGATTCCTGGATCGTGGCAATATAAAATGAAACTCCAGCTCATTCTGAAGTCATCAAAGGCTTATTATGTCCTATCTGATGCTGCTATGATTCTACAGAAATATGGGAGAGCATTACGATACATCAAGCTGGCTTTACAGTGCCATG ataCCTACTGTTGTCTCTGCGCCAGCATGCTTCCTGAAGTGTTAGTATTTCTTTGTCAGTGTTTAACCCTTTGTGGAGATATCCAATTAATGCTTGCTCAGAATGCAAACAACAGAGCTGCATATCTTGAAGAGTATAATTACCAGACAAAAGAAGATCAGGAAATATTACACAGTCTTCATAGAGAATCCAGGTGCCAAG tGTTTGCCTGGGCTACAGATTTGTCTACAGACTTGGAGTGCCAACTTTCTGTCAGCTGTAAATGTTATGAAGCAGCTTAtgaaattttacttttcagtaatctaaaaaaccaaaatccagaGCAGCATATACAGGTACTAAAGAGGATGGGCAATATCAGGAATGAGATTGGAGTGTTTTACATGAAccaggctgctgcagtgcagaCTGAGAGACTGGGcaa TAAAAATGTATCGACGACAGAGCAGCAACTCTGGAAGAAAAGCTTCTCTTGCTTTGAAGAAGGAATTCAGAATTTTGAGTCAATTGATGATGCAACcaatgctgctctgctgctgtgcaaCACGGGAAGACTGATGCGAATTTGTGCTCAAGCGCACTGTGCAACTGAAGGTGACTTCAAAAGAGAGTTTTCCCCAGAAGAGGCGCTTTATTATAATAAG GCTGTTGACTACTATCTGAAGGCATTAAGATCACTGGGTAAGAGAGATGTGCATCCAGCTGTTTGGGATTCTGTGAACTGGGAGCTGTCTACTACATATTTCACTATGGCAACTCTACAGCAGGATTATGCTCCACTATCTCGAAAGGCTCAGGAACAG atAGAGAAGGAAGTTAGTGAGGCCATGAAGAAGTCCCTGAAATACTGCGATGTTGATACAGTGTCTGCACGGCAGCCTCTCTGCCAATACAGGGCTGCAACCATCCACCACAGGCTTGCTTCAATGTACCACAGTTGCCTGAGAAACCAG GTTGGTGATGAACATTTGAGGAAACAACACCGAGTACTTGCTGATCTTCATTATAGTAAGGCAGTACGACTCTTCCAACTCTTGAAGGATGCACCCTGTGAGTTTCTTCGTGTGCAGCTGGAAAGAGTGGCATTTGCAGAATTCCAGATGGCAA gtcagaacagcagtgctgggaaattAAAGACTTTGTTTGGGGCCCTAGATATAATGGTGAAAGCGAAGGGTGCATTCCAGCTCATCAGAAAGGAGCTAGTGGCAGAAAGTGAACAG AAAAGCAAGGATAAAAGTAGTGCTGAGAATGTGTCACCTAATGATTCCCCTACTGGACTTAACAAAGAAGAAGTATTGAAACTGCTTAGTATTTTTGAGTCCAGAATGTCATTCCTTCTCCTCCAATCCATTAAATTGTTAacttcaaccaaaaaaaaaattgg ggGCATTAATGAAGAAGAAGttgttcttaaaacaaacaagcaagttTACTCCCTGCTGTTGCGTGCAACTGCTAACAAAAGTATGACTCTGCTAGAACGAATAGAGGTAATCTTAAATTTACTGGAACAGCTGGCTCAAAATAACGAAGCTAGTAATGGAGGAATTCAGTGA
- the EDRF1 gene encoding erythroid differentiation-related factor 1 isoform X3, whose translation MAYDFIDSVGNDVDVVSDSENIKKLLKIPYSKSHVSMAVHRIGRTLLLDELDIQELFMRSSQTGDWTWLKEFYQRLIDQKWQRKKKSKEHWYQKAILSKFLYYSINGDGAAQPVPSTSKQHQEGPVSGESDEAGRSSWPAPFEMPSSLSEDPGASNQGSVPLEPSYIVGHVASAPKEQNLTTLFNDGENSQGLKNDFVRNILWTFEDIHMLVGSNMPIFGGGRYPAVSLRLRDNNKPINVLTGIDYWLDNLICNVPELVMCFHVNGIVQKYEMIKTEDIPNLENSNFSTKVIKDIAQNILSFLKSNCTKEGHTYWLFKASGSDIVKLYDLTTLCEETEDKYQNPFTMPVAILLYKVACNMMLKKNQNKKHYGTIRTLLLNCLKLLDNGRHPQIIASANYMLSELFQLDEPKKEDSTDFPINGNSDESYSEEEEEMPDSDENGSYNNSSDPPDDNKAVAIIKSVGELSVPEKYKSVHRIRPSCAFPVCHGTEERCRLVLNYVLEGLKSVDSSVKKEGDLPAADPSTPIPLKYEDESTSGGPECLEKQMALFLDKMGSFQKGKHCSQSGMIPGSWQYKMKLQLILKSSKAYYVLSDAAMILQKYGRALRYIKLALQCHDTYCCLCASMLPEVLVFLCQCLTLCGDIQLMLAQNANNRAAYLEEYNYQTKEDQEILHSLHRESRCQVFAWATDLSTDLECQLSVSCKCYEAAYEILLFSNLKNQNPEQHIQVLKRMGNIRNEIGVFYMNQAAAVQTERLGNKNVSTTEQQLWKKSFSCFEEGIQNFESIDDATNAALLLCNTGRLMRICAQAHCATEGDFKREFSPEEALYYNKAVDYYLKALRSLGKRDVHPAVWDSVNWELSTTYFTMATLQQDYAPLSRKAQEQIEKEVSEAMKKSLKYCDVDTVSARQPLCQYRAATIHHRLASMYHSCLRNQVGDEHLRKQHRVLADLHYSKAVRLFQLLKDAPCEFLRVQLERVAFAEFQMASQNSSAGKLKTLFGALDIMVKAKGAFQLIRKELVAESEQKSKDKSSAENVSPNDSPTGLNKEEVLKLLSIFESRMSFLLLQSIKLLTSTKKKIGGINEEEVVLKTNKQVYSLLLRATANKSMTLLERIEVILNLLEQLAQNNEASNGGIQ comes from the exons ATGGCGTATGACTTCATTGACTCAGTTGGAAATGATGTAGATGTTGTGTCTGATTCAGAG aatattaaaaaacttCTGAAGATACCTTATAGCAAGTCACATGTGAGCATGGCAGTACATCGCATTGGGCGGACACTTTTGTTGGATGAGCTAGATATTCAAGAACTCTTCATGAGATCATCTCAg ACAGGGGACTGGACGTGGCTGAAAGAGTTTTATCAAAGGCTGATTGATCAGAAGTGGCAACGAAAAAAGAAGAGTAAAGAACATTGGTACCAGAAGGCTATACTCTCTAAATTTTTGTATTACAG TATTAATGGTGATGGAGCTGCTCAGCCTGTTCCTTCCACTTCAAAACAGCATCAGGAGGGTCCTGTTTCAGGTGAGAGTGATGAAGCAGGAAGGTCGTCCTGGCCAGCTCCTTTTGAAATGCCTTCTTCATTATCTGAAGATCCAGGTGCCTCTAACCAG GGAAGTGTGCCTCTTGAACCCTCATATATAGTGGGGCATGTGGCCTCAGCCCCCAAAGAACAAAACCTGACTACTTTGTTCAATGACGGGGAAAACAGTCAG GGACTTAAAAATGACTTTGTTCGTAATATCTTGTGGACCTTTGAAGATATCCACATGTTAGTAGGATCAAATATGCCTATATTTGGAGGTGGGAGATACCCTGCTGTGAGCTTGCGTCTCAG GGATAACAACAAGCCAATAAATGTGCTAACAGGAATTGACTATTGGTTGGACAACTTAATATGCAATGTACCAGAGCTTGTGATGTGCTTTCATGTTAATGGAATTGTTCAG AAATATGAAATGATAAAGACTGAAGATATTCCCAATTTGGAAAACTCTAATTTTTCTACCAAAGTGATAAAAGATATTGCTCAAAATATCTTATCTTTTCTGAAATCAAATTGCACCAAAGAAGGACATACTTACTGGTTATTTAAAG CAAGTGGGAGTGATATAGTAAAGCTCTATGACCTAACCACCCTTTGTGAAGAGACAGAAGACAAATACCAAAACCCTTTTACAATGCCGGTGGCAATTCTTCTATACAA AGTTGCTTGCAATATGATGCTGAAGAAAAACCAGAACAAGAAACACTATGGCACTATCAGAACATTGCTCCTTAATTGTCTTAAGTTATTGGACAATGGCAGACATCCTCAA ATTATTGCTTCAGCAAACTACATGTTATCAGAGCTTTTTCAGTTGGATGAACCTAAAAAAGAAGACAGTACAGACTTCCCTATAAATGGAAATTCTGATGAAAGTTATAgcgaggaagaggaagaaatgccAGACAGTGATGAAAATGGTTCTTACAATAACAGTTCTGATCCACCAGATGACAATAAAGCAGTGGCTATAATCAAATCTGTTGGAGAGTTATCGGTACCAGAAAAATACAAATCTGTTCATCGAATACGT CCTAGCTGTGCATTTCCTGTCTGCCATGGCACCGAGGAGCGCTGCAGGCTAGTGCTCAACTATGTCCTGGAG GGCTTGAAGTCTGTTGACAGCAGTGTTAAAAAAGAGGGTGACCTTCCTGCAGCTGACCCCAGCACACCAATCCCATTGAAATACGAAGATGAATCCACCAGTGGTGGTCCCGAGTGTCTGGAAAAACAGATGGCATTATTTTTAGACAAAA TGGGCTCATTTCAGAAGGGTAAGCATTGCAGTCAGTCAGGAATGATTCCTGGATCGTGGCAATATAAAATGAAACTCCAGCTCATTCTGAAGTCATCAAAGGCTTATTATGTCCTATCTGATGCTGCTATGATTCTACAGAAATATGGGAGAGCATTACGATACATCAAGCTGGCTTTACAGTGCCATG ataCCTACTGTTGTCTCTGCGCCAGCATGCTTCCTGAAGTGTTAGTATTTCTTTGTCAGTGTTTAACCCTTTGTGGAGATATCCAATTAATGCTTGCTCAGAATGCAAACAACAGAGCTGCATATCTTGAAGAGTATAATTACCAGACAAAAGAAGATCAGGAAATATTACACAGTCTTCATAGAGAATCCAGGTGCCAAG tGTTTGCCTGGGCTACAGATTTGTCTACAGACTTGGAGTGCCAACTTTCTGTCAGCTGTAAATGTTATGAAGCAGCTTAtgaaattttacttttcagtaatctaaaaaaccaaaatccagaGCAGCATATACAGGTACTAAAGAGGATGGGCAATATCAGGAATGAGATTGGAGTGTTTTACATGAAccaggctgctgcagtgcagaCTGAGAGACTGGGcaa TAAAAATGTATCGACGACAGAGCAGCAACTCTGGAAGAAAAGCTTCTCTTGCTTTGAAGAAGGAATTCAGAATTTTGAGTCAATTGATGATGCAACcaatgctgctctgctgctgtgcaaCACGGGAAGACTGATGCGAATTTGTGCTCAAGCGCACTGTGCAACTGAAGGTGACTTCAAAAGAGAGTTTTCCCCAGAAGAGGCGCTTTATTATAATAAG GCTGTTGACTACTATCTGAAGGCATTAAGATCACTGGGTAAGAGAGATGTGCATCCAGCTGTTTGGGATTCTGTGAACTGGGAGCTGTCTACTACATATTTCACTATGGCAACTCTACAGCAGGATTATGCTCCACTATCTCGAAAGGCTCAGGAACAG atAGAGAAGGAAGTTAGTGAGGCCATGAAGAAGTCCCTGAAATACTGCGATGTTGATACAGTGTCTGCACGGCAGCCTCTCTGCCAATACAGGGCTGCAACCATCCACCACAGGCTTGCTTCAATGTACCACAGTTGCCTGAGAAACCAG GTTGGTGATGAACATTTGAGGAAACAACACCGAGTACTTGCTGATCTTCATTATAGTAAGGCAGTACGACTCTTCCAACTCTTGAAGGATGCACCCTGTGAGTTTCTTCGTGTGCAGCTGGAAAGAGTGGCATTTGCAGAATTCCAGATGGCAA gtcagaacagcagtgctgggaaattAAAGACTTTGTTTGGGGCCCTAGATATAATGGTGAAAGCGAAGGGTGCATTCCAGCTCATCAGAAAGGAGCTAGTGGCAGAAAGTGAACAG AAAAGCAAGGATAAAAGTAGTGCTGAGAATGTGTCACCTAATGATTCCCCTACTGGACTTAACAAAGAAGAAGTATTGAAACTGCTTAGTATTTTTGAGTCCAGAATGTCATTCCTTCTCCTCCAATCCATTAAATTGTTAacttcaaccaaaaaaaaaattgg ggGCATTAATGAAGAAGAAGttgttcttaaaacaaacaagcaagttTACTCCCTGCTGTTGCGTGCAACTGCTAACAAAAGTATGACTCTGCTAGAACGAATAGAGGTAATCTTAAATTTACTGGAACAGCTGGCTCAAAATAACGAAGCTAGTAATGGAGGAATTCAGTGA